Proteins found in one Triticum aestivum cultivar Chinese Spring chromosome 4D, IWGSC CS RefSeq v2.1, whole genome shotgun sequence genomic segment:
- the LOC123100336 gene encoding putative cyclin-dependent kinase F-2: protein MSTAIRKRPAAGQEPRVHGGKKPRHAFGSITDYKKLQVLGEGTYGEVFKARDRRTGKKVAVKWVRGNGAGGHGPPDIRAITREAGCLAACRGHESILEILDVATDAETGDVFLVMELVADGRTLRESLWRPVSEDVTRVMMEQLLDAAKKIHGAGIIHRDFKPENVLVGFFGGLKVGDFGSAMRAKPAGVPYEECCVGTLIYTSPEQLEGNRYYGQAVDMWALGCIMAEMLTGGTLFVAETEEELLAEMYKLRDQITSTGKLDLEFLEELSEPGREVLTCLLAFNPDERITAAEALEHRWFSKPKGAEHPGFVSLMS from the coding sequence ATGTCGACGGCCATCCGCAAGCGCCCGGCGGCGGGACAAGAACCGCGCGTCCATGGCGGCAAGAAGCCCCGACACGCGTTCGGTAGCATCACCGACTACAAGAAGCTTCAGGTGCTTGGAGAAGGCACCTACGGCGAGGTGTTCAAGGCGCGCGACCGCCGCACCGGCAAGAAAGTCGCCGTGAAGTGGGTCCGCGGCAACGGGGCCGGCGGGCACGGCCCGCCTGACATCCGCGCGATCACCCGCGAGGCCGGCTGCCTTGCCGCGTGCCGGGGTCATGAATCGATTCTTGAGATCTTGGATGtggcgacggacgccgagacagGGGATGTGTTCCTCGtcatggagctcgtcgccgacggccGCACCCTCCGCGAGTCGCTCTGGAGGCCTGTATCCGAGGACGTGACCCGAGTGATGATGGAGCAGCTCCTGGACGCGGCGAAGAAGATACATGGAGCCGGCATCATCCATCGGGACTTTAAGCCGGAGAACGTCCTGGTCGGCTTCTTCGGCGGGCTCAAGGTTGGTGACTTTGGGTCGGCAATGCGGGCGAAGCCGGCCGGAGTGCCCTATGAGGAGTGCTGTGTCGGCACCCTGATTTACACCTCGCCGGAGCAGCTGGAAGGCAACCGGTACTACGGCCAGGCCGTGGACATGTGGGCGCTTGGGTGCATCATGGCGGAAATGTTGACCGGCGGGACCCTCTTCGTGGCGGAGACAGAGGAGGAGCTGCTCGCCGAGATGTACAAGCTGCGAGACCAGATCACTTCTACGGGGAAGCTGGATTTGGAGTTCTTGGAGGAGCTTTCGGAACCCGGGCGTGAGGTCCTGACCTGCCTGCTTGCCTTCAACCCCGACGAGAGGATCACGGCGGCGGAAGCGCTCGAGCACAGGTGGTTCAGCAAGCCCAAAGGAGCAGAGCACCCTGGCTTTGTGTCGCTGATGAGTTAA